The following coding sequences are from one Venturia canescens isolate UGA chromosome 5, ASM1945775v1, whole genome shotgun sequence window:
- the LOC122411064 gene encoding NECAP-like protein CG9132, protein METYESVLLVKSEVFVFKIPPRTSNRGHRAADWSLQEPSWTGRMRLVSQGDSITIKLEDKITGELFAKCPIETYPGIAVEPVTDSSRYFVLRIQDDNGRSAFIGVGFLDRSDSFDLNVALQDHFKWLKNREQIEKEKETPKQELDLRFKEGETIKINMKITKKDGSEVSSKTKPRAPVGLGLPPPPGGVKIAPPPARTPTSSPAHKPAANPQVQGQTGSEWGEFASASQQQQQAAAATPSTNATWVQF, encoded by the exons ATGGAAACTTACGAGAGTGTGCTTCTCGTTAAATCGGAAGTGTTCGTCTTCAAAATTCCTCCACGTACATCGAACAGAGGCCATCG AGCAGCAGACTGGAGCTTGCAAGAGCCATCATGGACAGGACGAATGCGTCTGGTGTCACAGGGAGATTCAATAACGATTAAGCTTGAGGATAAAATAACAGGAGAATTATTTGCAAAGTGTCCAATAGAGACTTACCCAGGAATTGCTGTGGAGCCTGTGACAGATTCGTCTCGTTATTTTGTCCTGAGGATTCAGGACGACAATGGTCGATCTGCATTCATCGGAGTAGGCTTCCTCGACAGATCGGATAGTTTTGATCTCAATGTCGCTCTTCAAGATCACTTCAAATGGCTCAAAAATCGTGAACAgatagaaaaggaaaaagaaacacCTAAGCAAGAATTGGATCTCAGGTTCAAAGAAGGCGAGacgattaaaataaatatgaaaattaca aaaaaagatggTAGCGAAGTATCGTCAAAGACGAAACCACGTGCTCCAGTAGGATTAGGACTGCCACCACCTCCAGGCGGTGTGAAAATTGCCCCACCACCAGCTCGAACCCCAACGTCGTCGCCGGCTCATAAGCCTGCAGCAAATCCACAGGTTCAAGGTCAGACAGGATCAGAATGGGGCGAATTCGCGAGTGCCTcccaacagcaacaacaagcAGCTGCTGCGACTCCTTCGACCAATGCAACTTGGGTACAATTCTAA